The following proteins are co-located in the Amblyraja radiata isolate CabotCenter1 chromosome 8, sAmbRad1.1.pri, whole genome shotgun sequence genome:
- the LOC116976091 gene encoding ribosomal protein 63, mitochondrial-like, whose translation MFLTAFLLRKGIPGKQWIGKYRRPRNITWQMKRGFIRRLEIEKETEYWLSRPWMTIEQERGNAASRRAEQWEAFKAAKAATFPAPKYIEDHLNHLNVTKKWGN comes from the coding sequence ATGTTTCTTACTGCATTTTTGCTTCGAAAAGGAATTCCGGGCAAACAATGGATAGGGAAATACAGACGTCCAAGAAATATTACGTGGCAAATGAAACGTGGTTTCATTCGGAGGCTGGAGATTGAAAAGGAGACCGAATACTGGCTCAGCCGCCCCTGGATGACCATTGAACAAGAAAGAGGGAATGCAGCATCACGCAGAGCTGAACAGTGGGAAGCCTTCAAAGCTGCTAAAGCTGCAACTTTCCCTGCACCAAAATACATTGAAGACCATCTAAACCACCTAAATGTAACCAAAAAATGGGGAAATTGA
- the LOC116976090 gene encoding creatine kinase M-type-like: MANVLTVQMYKRLRGRATQSGFTLDDVIQPGVDQSEHSCVRMSGCVAGDAESYTVFMQFFDPLIELYHSGYQASEKHKSDMNPENLKGGSDLDGQYVLGCSVSAGRNVDGFSFPPHCSRGERRALEKLAIAAFHEMDDEFKGTYHSLKNLSEEDCQDLTNAGILTDNLVTPKMFSSGMARDWPDARGVWHNDMKNVIVWVNKEDHLRITFMQQGGNLKQVFTQYSLGIKMLEEIYCQKKHPFIWKDNLGYVLTCPSELGTGLRASVHIRLKYISKHEKFDEILQRLRLEKLTAGKMHFLKVLPFLISVHLCVMPLLPLKVVFVIFLIRTELVFPKFNYCSFLLMALNC, from the exons ATGGCAAATGTTCTCACAGTCCAAATGTACAAGAGACTGAGGGGACGGGCAACCCAAAGTGGCTTCACACTGGATGATGTTATCCAGCCTGGTGTGGATCAATCTG AGCATTCTTGTGTCAGAATGTCAGGCTGTGTGGCTGGAGATGCAGAATCATATACTGTCTTCATGCAGTTTTTTGATCCTCTAATTGAACTTTATCACAGTGGTTACCAGGCAAGTGAAAAGCATAAGAGTGACATGAATCCAGAAAACTTAAAG GGTGGATCTGATTTAGATGGACAATATGTGCTGGGGTGCAGCGTAAGCGCTGGGCGCAATGTGGATGGTTTTAGTTTCCCACCACATTGCAGCCGCGGGGAGAGGCGTGCACTGGAAAAGCTGGCGATAGCAG CCTTCCATGAGATGGATGATGAATTTAAGGGCACTTACCATTCATTGAAGAACTTGAGTGAGGAAGACTGTCAGGATCTGACCAATGCTGGAATCCTTACTGATAATCTTGTTACTCCAAAGATGTTTTCATCTGGAATGGCCAGAGATTGGCCAGATGCACGGGGAGTCTG GCACAATGATATGAAAAATGTTATTGTTTGGGTCAATAAAGAAGACCATCTTCGTATTACATTTATGCAACAGGGAGGAAATTTGAAACAAGTTTTTACACAGTATTCTTTGGGTATTAAAATG CTTGAAGAAATATACTGTCAGAAAAAGCACCCTTTCATCTGGAAGGATAATCTAGGTTATGTGTTGACCTGCCCGTCTGAACTTGGCACGGGCTTACGGGCAAGTGTCCACATTAGGCTGAAGTACATCAGTAAGCATGAGAAGTTTGATGAGATCTTGCAGAGACTACGTCTAGAAAAACTCACTG CAGGAAAGATGCATTTCTTGAAAGTTCTCCCATTTCTCATCAGCGTTCATCTCTGT GTGATGCCTTTGCTTCCACTGAAAGTGGTGTTTGTGATATTTCTAATTCGGACAGAATTGGTTTTTCCGAAGTTCAACTATTGCAGTTTCTTGCTGATGGCATTAAACTGTTGA